In the Corvus cornix cornix isolate S_Up_H32 chromosome 18, ASM73873v5, whole genome shotgun sequence genome, one interval contains:
- the SMIM5 gene encoding small integral membrane protein 5 — translation MSSESFLKEIQAIGEKFLLKLQKLPKADPVEIASFSVVLLFIVTVLVLTVIACSCCCYSCCGCDGRPDPRHKKSRVCPAARS, via the exons ATGTCTTCTGAAagctttctgaaggaaattcaAGCCATTGGTGAGAAGTTTCTCCTTAAGCTCCAGAAACTGCCCAAGGCTGATCCAGTGGAGATTGCCAGCTTTTCTGTGGTTCTTCTGTTTATTG tTACTGTGCTGGTGCTCACGGTCATTGCCTGCAGTTGCTGCTGCtacagctgctgtggctgtgatgGACGCCCGGACCCCAGACACAAGAAGAGCCGAGTCTGCCCAGCCGCCCGTTCATGA